A stretch of the Zeugodacus cucurbitae isolate PBARC_wt_2022May chromosome 6, idZeuCucr1.2, whole genome shotgun sequence genome encodes the following:
- the K0930_0 gene encoding uncharacterized protein KIAA0930 homolog isoform X2, producing the protein MSLASAAGILLKPQTPLQQLLEDINFQRTKEMRQLLKDDSGFVVLQGTTYWTDLFVRHFLFQTEPVHSIDSDDLLFFVRKKHVKSSSRHMPKYETEVDVFRKDSRKLPIGDPDVDWEETVYLNMVIHQFDYTLTLAICTRTSPKELQVLRRHSQRVYASPSRRKMDTKGEGEEITYPHICFMVDNFDEVFSDILVRDGEMVCVELVANDKDGSVQGVIFLGSIRYDALKKVYDARQSSLSSKVAQRMSFGLFSSGAGVQTRCEFVRMKGPQGKGHAEMAVTKPKGSGVETPTSEPGFCATDMWDDWEEENDDYCTYRHQRRLSDPSANLNNFSRYAWRTKGATDAVGGTAGAKARSENEGLDSLANEVSEIEAGDLRDELDDGAYNPLWASRGFTQSFHFWKENRRQQSTPLNAFLTYVTLPWWSIAKDLLDHRETPILTF; encoded by the exons ATGTCTTTGGCCAGCGCTGCAGGGATTTTACTGAAACCACAGACACCATTACAACAATTGCTAGAGGATATCAATTTTCAACGCACCAAGGAAATGCGACAATTGCTCAAAGATG ATAGCGGTTTTGTTGTGCTCCAAGGCACTACGTATTGGACAGATTTGTTTGTACGACATTTTCTATTTCAAACCGAACCAGTACACAGCATAGATTCCGATGATTTGCTATTCTTCGTACGTAAAAAACACGTGAAAAGTTCTTCCCGACATATGCCAAAATATGAG ACAGAAGTTGATGTCTTTCGTAAGGACTCGCGTAAACTACCAATTGGTGATCCGGACGTCGATTGGGAGGAGACGGTCTATTTGAATATGGTCATACATCAATTCGATTATACACTTACATTAGCTATTTGTACACGCACATCGCCAAAGGAATTGCAAGTGTTGAGACGTCACTCGCAGCGTGTTTATGCAAGTCCTAGTCGTCGAAAAATGGATACCAAAGGTGAAGGCGAGGAGATCACATACCCGCATATCTGCTTTATGGTGGACAATTTCGATGAG GTTTTCAGCGATATTTTAGTGCGCGATGGTGAAATGGTGTGCGTGGAATTGGTTGCCAATGACAAAGATGGTTCAGTGCAAGGCGTCATATTTCTTGGCTCCATACGCTATGATGCGCTCAAAAAGGTCTACGATGCGCGG CAATCTAGTCTCAGCTCAAAAGTGGCGCAACGCATGTCCTTCGGTCTGTTCAGCAGCGGCGCCGGTGTACAGACGCGTTGTGAATTTGTGCGCATGAAGGGACCACAAGGCAAGGGACATGCCGAAATGGCTGTTACAAAACCCAAAGGTTCGGGCGTAGAGACGCCCACCAGCGAACCCGG TTTTTGTGCCACCGACATGTGGGATGACTGGGAGGAGGAAAATGACGACTATTGCACATATCGTCATCAACGTCGTCTTAGTGATCCCAGcgctaatttaaataatttctcacGTTACGCTTGGCGTACAAAAGGCGCAACCGATGCGGTGGGCGGCACAGCGGGCGCTAAGGCGCGTTCAGAGAATGAAGGACTCGATTCGTTGGCGAATGAGGTGTCCGAAATTGAAGCTGGTGACTTACGTGATG AATTAGACGACGGCGCCTACAATCCACTATGGGCCAGTCGCGGCTTCACGCAATCATTCCACTTTTGGAAGGAGAATCGTCGGCAACAGTCCACACCGCTCAATGCATTCCTCACATATGTGACACTGCCTTGGTGGAGCATTGCTAAag ATCTGCTGGATCATCGTGAAACGCCCATACTAACCTTttag
- the K0930_0 gene encoding uncharacterized protein K0930_0 isoform X1, whose amino-acid sequence MSLASAAGILLKPQTPLQQLLEDINFQRTKEMRQLLKDDSGFVVLQGTTYWTDLFVRHFLFQTEPVHSIDSDDLLFFVRKKHVKSSSRHMPKYETEVDVFRKDSRKLPIGDPDVDWEETVYLNMVIHQFDYTLTLAICTRTSPKELQVLRRHSQRVYASPSRRKMDTKGEGEEITYPHICFMVDNFDEVFSDILVRDGEMVCVELVANDKDGSVQGVIFLGSIRYDALKKVYDARQSSLSSKVAQRMSFGLFSSGAGVQTRCEFVRMKGPQGKGHAEMAVTKPKGSGVETPTSEPGFCATDMWDDWEEENDDYCTYRHQRRLSDPSANLNNFSRYAWRTKGATDAVGGTAGAKARSENEGLDSLANEVSEIEAGDLRDDLRPAFSASEAKLHLNPNCVAANAAAVKLPISPETEVKHNSNVQEQTTNAVRVDSVPVAEAVEATAVTSPNSNASTTGCSNCFGGKKCKRWVGVSSDKHTPEMSEVYCPTCDDAANETPACLNKMPDKKSKPKHKTILSVESELVVSKRGSLRLTGGAQTQKTVVRSASLSAADRKPKRTTSPAAEKKDKAKIKDKEKDKDKFNKTTNLLAKVSPKRIRSKNGTATTTKTKNNNTPKDTKDTKPVKECNSNNNSTVAQTTTQQAEEYEIADDATSLNGSTAEASEAKMAILSEQDTKLMINVRGREELPVVEQRSPPNTAELNAPSSAASSVHSNPYSFEKCVRVPVKTESHPLQQQQPQSVSPELHGGAAAAETFDNKRDNSISPTVSATTNTSKAIKNTKLQLDTQSAAAAAAANDLSDCNGNCHMLSSPPPSSSSAQRSPISPPPIGSVASGGVENGSVSDGGGGGTGSSGENGHSHATLPRAKRSAAQHAFYQRAISLVPKRRTPDGTNIYYWCDLPRKALKELDDGAYNPLWASRGFTQSFHFWKENRRQQSTPLNAFLTYVTLPWWSIAKDLLDHRETPILTF is encoded by the exons ATGTCTTTGGCCAGCGCTGCAGGGATTTTACTGAAACCACAGACACCATTACAACAATTGCTAGAGGATATCAATTTTCAACGCACCAAGGAAATGCGACAATTGCTCAAAGATG ATAGCGGTTTTGTTGTGCTCCAAGGCACTACGTATTGGACAGATTTGTTTGTACGACATTTTCTATTTCAAACCGAACCAGTACACAGCATAGATTCCGATGATTTGCTATTCTTCGTACGTAAAAAACACGTGAAAAGTTCTTCCCGACATATGCCAAAATATGAG ACAGAAGTTGATGTCTTTCGTAAGGACTCGCGTAAACTACCAATTGGTGATCCGGACGTCGATTGGGAGGAGACGGTCTATTTGAATATGGTCATACATCAATTCGATTATACACTTACATTAGCTATTTGTACACGCACATCGCCAAAGGAATTGCAAGTGTTGAGACGTCACTCGCAGCGTGTTTATGCAAGTCCTAGTCGTCGAAAAATGGATACCAAAGGTGAAGGCGAGGAGATCACATACCCGCATATCTGCTTTATGGTGGACAATTTCGATGAG GTTTTCAGCGATATTTTAGTGCGCGATGGTGAAATGGTGTGCGTGGAATTGGTTGCCAATGACAAAGATGGTTCAGTGCAAGGCGTCATATTTCTTGGCTCCATACGCTATGATGCGCTCAAAAAGGTCTACGATGCGCGG CAATCTAGTCTCAGCTCAAAAGTGGCGCAACGCATGTCCTTCGGTCTGTTCAGCAGCGGCGCCGGTGTACAGACGCGTTGTGAATTTGTGCGCATGAAGGGACCACAAGGCAAGGGACATGCCGAAATGGCTGTTACAAAACCCAAAGGTTCGGGCGTAGAGACGCCCACCAGCGAACCCGG TTTTTGTGCCACCGACATGTGGGATGACTGGGAGGAGGAAAATGACGACTATTGCACATATCGTCATCAACGTCGTCTTAGTGATCCCAGcgctaatttaaataatttctcacGTTACGCTTGGCGTACAAAAGGCGCAACCGATGCGGTGGGCGGCACAGCGGGCGCTAAGGCGCGTTCAGAGAATGAAGGACTCGATTCGTTGGCGAATGAGGTGTCCGAAATTGAAGCTGGTGACTTACGTGATG ATCTACGTCCTGCTTTCTCGGCATCCGAGGCAAAACTACATCTCAATCCGAATTGTGTGGCAGCTAATGCGGCTGCAGTTAAGCTACCGATTTCACCCGAAACCGAAGTGAAACACAACAGCAACGTACAAGAGCAAACGACAAATGCTGTTCGAGTGGACAGTGTGCCTGTCGCTGAGGCTGTGGAAGCCACTGCGGTGACCTCGCCCAACTCGAATGCCAGCACCACCGGTTGCAGCAACTGCTTTGGCGGAAAAAAGTGTAAACGTTGGGTGGGCGTATCAAGCGATAAGCATACACCGGAAATGTCCGAAGTCTATTGTCCCACATGTGATGATGCGGCCAATGAGACGCCGGCATGTCTCAATAAAATGCCCGACAAGAAGTCCAAGCCAAAACATAAAACCATACTGAGTGTTGAAAGCGAGTTGGTGGTGAGCAAGAGAGGTAGTCTACGGTTGACAGGCGGCGCACAGACACAAAAGACCGTCGTGCGTAGCGCCTCACTGAGCGCAGCGGATCGTAAGCCGAAGCGCACGACCAGTCCAGCAGCCGAGAAGAAAGATAAGgctaaaataaaagataaagaGAAGGATAAGGATAAGTTTAACAAAACTACGAATTTACTTGCCAAGGTTTCACCCAAACGCATCCGGTCCAAAAATGGCACAGCCACCACAACAAAAACCAAGAACAATAATACACCAAAAGATACGAAAGACACCAAGCCGGTGAAGGAgtgcaacagcaataacaacagcactGTAGCGCAAACTACCACACAGCAAGCTGAAGAATATGAAATAGCCGACGATGCGACCTCATTGAATGGCAGTACGGCGGAAGCGTCCGAAGCCAAAATGGCTATACTGAGCGAGCAAGACACTAAACTTATGATAAATGTGCGCGGTCGCGAAGAACTGCCCGTTGTAGAGCAGCGTTCACCGCCGAACACGGCCGAGCTGAATGCACCCAGTAGTGCCGCTAGCAGTGTCCACAGCAATCCATACAGTTTCGAGAAGTGTGTACGTGTACCTGTAAAAACAGAAAGCCATccattgcagcagcagcagccgcagtCAGTCAGTCCAGAGCTGCACGGCGGCGCTGCCGCTGCTGAAACTTTTGATAATAAGCGCGACAATAGTATTTCGCCGACAGTCTCAGCCACAACAAACAcatcaaaagcaataaaaaacacaaaactacAGTTGGATACTCAAAGTGCAGCCGCAGCCGCTGCGGCCAACGATCTCAGCGATTGTAACGGCAATTGCCACATGTTGTCGTCGCCGCCGCCGTCTTCATCGAGTGCACAACGTTCGCCGATTTCGCCACCGCCCATAGGGTCGGTAGCCAGCGGCGGCGTCGAGAACGGCAGTGTAAGCGATGGCGGCGGTGGCGGTACGGGCAGTAGCGGTGAGAATGGTCATTCGCATGCGACATTGCCGCGTGCCAAACGCAGCGCTGCACAGCATGCGTTCTATCAACGCGCTATCAGCTTGGTGCCAAAGCGACGTACACCGGATGGCACCAACATTTATTATTGGTGTGATCTGCCGCGTAAAGCGCTCAAAG AATTAGACGACGGCGCCTACAATCCACTATGGGCCAGTCGCGGCTTCACGCAATCATTCCACTTTTGGAAGGAGAATCGTCGGCAACAGTCCACACCGCTCAATGCATTCCTCACATATGTGACACTGCCTTGGTGGAGCATTGCTAAag ATCTGCTGGATCATCGTGAAACGCCCATACTAACCTTttag
- the LOC105215992 gene encoding uncharacterized protein LOC105215992, whose product MLEQFCCFRLEPTAKFFGSLGSFVSIILIIICAELLRNPRALIGTLTSRGYHFEDPEGAGTVLIIILVVNVVIFFINAFANAGLVFGTIKKHHKLILPWLIITALWIALSLVAILLTGFYSSIFGVALSIYLWLTMWALYRKIKQENEQRALKRAARYGSRTRQMA is encoded by the exons ATGCTGGAACAATTCTGTTGCTTTCGTCTGGAACCAACGGCGAAATTCTTCGGCTCATTGGGCAGTTTTGTTTCTATCATACTGATTATCATTTGCGCTGAACTATTAAGAAATCCACGCGCACTTATTGGCACATTGACGAGTAGAGGCTATCACTTTGAAGATCCAGAGGGCGCTGGCACAG TACTGATCATTATCCTTGTGGTCAATGTAGTCATATTTTTCATCAATGCATTCGCAAATGCTGGTCTAGTTTTTGGTACAATCAAG AAACATCACAAATTGATCCTGCCATGGCTGATCATCACTGCTTTATGGATCGCGTTAAGCTTGGTTGCCATACTGCTTACTGGCTTTTATAGCAGCATTTTCGGCGTTG CGCTTAGCATTTATCTCTGGTTAACAATGTGGGCACTTTACCGCAAAATAAAGCAGGAAAATGAGCAACGTGCACTCAAACGCGCCGCTCGATATGGATCAAGAACAAGGCAAATGGCGTAA
- the LOC105216003 gene encoding uncharacterized protein LOC105216003, with amino-acid sequence MVKKFFCFRLESTAIFFACLGIIYSVIMIIYSLYGPRAQENYIELLKKGYNESNVKLCLGIYIVFCIISGTANICLLLGTIKKRHYMILLWLIVSLLDVFFWIVFMFHTFNLIVILCIALSIYLWIAMFSLYQKIKVENETVSSSLVHNENIHSPTNCFTCTDILLFCFE; translated from the exons ATGGTGAAAAAGTTCTTTTGCTTCCGTTTGGAATCCACTGCGATTTTTTTCGCCTGCCTGGGTATCATTTACTCAGTCATTATGATTATCTATTCTCTATATGGCCCACGTGCACAGGAGAATTACATAGAATTGCTCAAAAAAGGCTACAATGAAAGCA ATGTTAAACTATGTCTCGGTATCTATATAGTCTTCTGTATTATTAGTGGAACCGCGAATATTTGCTTGCTTTTGGGTACAATCAAG AAACGCCACTATATGATCTTGCTATGGTTAATCGTCAGTCTTTTGGATGTATTCTTTTGGATTGTTTTCATGTTCcatacttttaatttaatagttATTTTATGTATCG cgTTGAGTATTTATCTTTGGATTGCGATGTTCTCACTTTATCAGAAAATTAAAGTGGAAAACGAAACAGTGTCCTCAAGCCTGGTACATAATGAGAATATACATTCTCCCACCAATTGTTTTACATGCACAGATATACTGCTTTTTTGTTTCGAATAa
- the LOC105215990 gene encoding uncharacterized protein LOC105215990 → MVEKFCCFRLESTAKFFAWLGIIGSVLLVIISIFGIANAHDISINLKQHGLNIPESDIKLYIGIYIVLCIVNVVASIFLLLGTIKKRHGFIMVWLICSALGILFSVVFMFYTSSYSGILGLALNIYLWIAMYSLYKRIQMGNETTAYQTHAEYMPKQIV, encoded by the exons ATGGTGGAAAAGTTCTGTTGCTTTCGTTTGGAATCCACTGCGAAATTTTTCGCCTGGCTGGGTATAATAGGCTCAGTCCTCCTGGTCATTATTTCCATATTTGGCATAGCAAATGCACATGATATTTCCATAAATTTAAAGCAACATGGCTTAAATATACCTGAAAGCG acatTAAACTATATATCGGTATCTACATAGTCTTATGTATCGTTAATGTGGTAGCGagtattttcttgcttttgggCACAATCAAG AAACGCCACGGTTTTATCATGGTATGGTTAATATGCAGTGCTTTAGGCATATTATTTTCAGTTGTCTTCATGTTCTATACATCTAGTTATAGCGGTATTTTAGGACTCG CGTTGAACATTTATCTTTGGATTGCGATGTACTCACTTTATAAGCGAATTCAAATGGGAAACGAAACAACGGCCTATCAAACCCATGCTGAGTATATGCCCAAGCAAATTGTCTAA